In Fundidesulfovibrio putealis DSM 16056, a genomic segment contains:
- a CDS encoding sensor histidine kinase encodes MTSRISNLAGRSSWLICFGAVAILCSLTLWSAWSDYLTTLREAQTKRDALARVAESNLASSFTIVERFLGQIADECDASPLDSPAILQRIRFLLPLIPDAISIVIVDKSGVIISATDPNALGVNVDTRSYYDHHAQNSGSRLYISEPFDTATKKRVMVISRALRGPDDSLRAVIGIAIRPEFVTNTLLAALPGPNGSVVLFGKDYIIRSRIPEDSNSTGKSLKGFPITEGFLASGEHVAHYRVKATLDGEERFVTLRQMNAPDSLILALSDSTDAVLTGWASKSVVLGLLTLSGAALIVLLAYSSNRSISAAARADAALSQRDILLGSVLKNLPVKVCAHDINGTVIYQSPTCKSITEEILDHPINQDTDQATTLQNWTQYRAKALFGKSTTTQHRLYLPNGEYRLFESYIGPIVDNNNIIGILGVDIDVTDYKNIESQLLHALSEKEVMLKEIHHRVKNNLQIIMSLISLQNYTCTDDKASNTLLQTCERIRTIALVHEHLYKSNSVGFVDTAEYIPNLINKISIAFGRDGFTGSMDIKIQNIMMNIDRAIPFGLIVNELTMNAFKHAFKNPEDNHLSITFHRIESRLAELIVSDNGPGLPESYDFESESTLGMRLVSSLIQQLKGTLYYSGEHGAQFRIVVPVQ; translated from the coding sequence GTGACATCGAGAATCTCAAACCTTGCGGGACGAAGTTCCTGGCTCATCTGCTTTGGGGCCGTTGCGATCCTGTGCAGTCTGACGCTCTGGAGCGCCTGGAGCGACTACCTGACCACTTTGCGTGAAGCGCAAACCAAGCGAGACGCCCTGGCCAGAGTCGCAGAATCCAACCTCGCGTCGAGTTTCACCATCGTCGAGCGTTTTCTGGGACAGATTGCGGACGAGTGCGACGCCTCCCCCCTGGACAGCCCAGCCATCCTTCAAAGAATTCGTTTCCTGCTCCCCCTCATCCCTGACGCCATATCTATTGTCATCGTCGACAAGAGCGGCGTCATCATTTCTGCAACAGACCCCAACGCCCTAGGGGTAAATGTCGACACCCGTTCCTATTACGATCACCACGCCCAAAATTCAGGCAGTCGTCTGTATATTTCCGAACCCTTCGACACCGCCACCAAGAAGCGCGTCATGGTGATTTCGCGCGCTCTTCGTGGGCCAGACGACTCTCTGCGCGCTGTTATCGGCATAGCCATCCGCCCTGAATTCGTTACGAACACGCTTCTTGCCGCGCTTCCCGGCCCCAATGGTTCCGTCGTTCTGTTTGGCAAGGATTACATAATCCGATCGAGAATTCCTGAAGATTCCAACTCCACCGGAAAATCGCTGAAGGGTTTCCCGATCACTGAAGGATTTCTCGCTTCGGGCGAACACGTAGCGCACTACCGTGTCAAAGCCACCCTCGATGGTGAGGAACGTTTCGTCACCTTACGGCAAATGAACGCACCTGACAGCCTCATACTTGCCCTCTCAGATTCAACGGACGCGGTGCTCACCGGATGGGCCAGCAAATCAGTCGTCCTGGGGCTGCTGACACTATCCGGGGCCGCCCTTATCGTCCTTCTCGCGTACAGTTCCAACCGTTCCATATCGGCAGCCGCGCGCGCAGATGCCGCACTTTCGCAACGTGATATCCTCCTGGGATCAGTGCTGAAAAACCTTCCGGTCAAGGTATGTGCGCACGACATTAACGGAACCGTCATCTATCAAAGCCCGACGTGCAAAAGTATTACTGAAGAAATTCTTGACCACCCAATCAATCAGGACACGGATCAAGCCACAACTTTGCAAAACTGGACGCAATACAGAGCTAAAGCCCTGTTTGGAAAATCAACTACAACACAGCACAGGCTCTATCTTCCGAATGGAGAATACAGACTATTTGAAAGCTACATTGGCCCCATAGTAGACAACAACAATATAATCGGAATTCTTGGGGTTGACATCGACGTCACTGACTACAAAAACATTGAATCGCAACTTTTGCATGCACTATCAGAGAAAGAAGTCATGCTGAAAGAAATCCATCACCGTGTAAAAAACAATCTTCAAATAATAATGAGTCTTATAAGCCTTCAAAACTACACGTGCACGGACGATAAAGCCAGCAACACACTTTTACAGACTTGCGAACGCATACGAACAATCGCCTTAGTCCATGAACATCTATACAAGTCTAACAGCGTCGGTTTTGTTGACACGGCTGAGTACATACCGAATCTAATCAATAAAATTTCTATCGCTTTTGGAAGAGACGGCTTTACAGGTTCAATGGACATCAAGATTCAAAACATAATGATGAACATCGACAGGGCCATCCCATTTGGACTTATCGTGAACGAGCTGACAATGAACGCTTTCAAGCACGCCTTCAAAAACCCGGAAGACAACCATTTAAGCATAACCTTTCACCGTATTGAATCAAGACTTGCTGAGCTCATCGTAAGCGATAACGGGCCAGGGTTGCCAGAATCCTATGATTTTGAAAGTGAGTCGACCTTGGGAATGCGGCTGGTGAGCTCTCTGATCCAGCAGTTAAAGGGAACGTTGTATTACAGTGGAGAACATGGAGCGCAATTCCGCATCGTCGTCCCTGTTCAGTGA
- the rpoC gene encoding DNA-directed RNA polymerase subunit beta': MSLDDLFSLRGTAATQISSRTLKAIKISIASPEKIREWSFGEVKKPETINYRTFKPERDGLFCAKIFGPVKDYECNCGKYKRMKHRGIVCEKCGVEVIASKVRRERMGHIELAAPVAHIWFLKTLPSKIGTLLDMTMVDLEKVLYFDSYVVMDPKETNLTRLQVISEDQYLQIIDHYGEDAVTVGMGAEVVRGFLEEIDMLKLRTELREESLTTRSQTKKKKIIKRLKIVEAFLESGNKPEWMVMEVVPVIPPELRPLVPLDGGRFATSDLNDLYRRVINRNNRLKRLLELGAPDIIIRNEKRMLQEAVDALFDNGRRGRAITGTNGRPLKSLSDMIKGKQGRFRQNLLGKRVDYSGRSVIVVGPKLKLHQCGLPKKMALELFKPFIYAKLEERGLATTIKTAKKMVEREELVVWDILEDVVREYPIMLNRAPTLHRLGIQSFEPQLVEGKAIQLHPLVCAAYNADFDGDQMAVHVPLSLEAQIECRVLMMSTNNILSPANGNPIIVPSQDIVLGLYYLTVERSFQMGEGKVFANPMECITAHHAGIVHLHARVKVRMNGQLVLTSPGRIMVGELLPENVPFELVNCVLNKKSIGRLVSEVYRMAGTKATVLLCDHLKDLGFEYATRAGVSIAVQDLTIPRRKAEILTKSTNEVDEIEQQYAEGIITRTEKYNKVVDVWTKATNDVASEMMRDISTDLMVDPVTGKEERNTSFNAIFMMTHSGSRGNPDQMRQLAGMRGLMAKPSGEIIETPITSNFREGLSVAQYFISTHGARKGLADTALKTANSGYLTRRLVDVVQDVIITEIDCGTVDGLEIKHFEKSGEIKQRLAERALGRVTMFDVFDPDTYEVLIPANTIVDEFWAQKIEDLGLPNLTIRSTLTCQSGHGVCAMCYGRDLARGHLVNVGETVGIIAAQSIGEPGTQLTMRTFHIGGTAAREIEKSSIPAQHVGTVVLHRIKLVRNQEGIAIVLGKSGQVSIVDEQGREREKYSLPSGARLNVTDGQTVKKDHILAEWDPFNEPFVTDVEGVVKFTDIIEGKTYQEKVDDTTKRATQTIIEYRTTPYRPTITVVGPDGQAKIRPGTNSAAVFQMPVGAIIMIRDGENVQAGDVIARKPRESSKTKDIVGGLPRVAELFEVRKPKDLAVVSEIDGIVAFGSETKGKRKVIVTPETGDAKEYLVPRGKHITAQEGDYVEAGESLTEGNPELHDILKIKGEKTLARYLVEEIQDVYRFQGVAINDKHIEIIVRQMLRKVSVIDSGETNFLIGEQVDKAKFMEENARATREGLKPAVAEPLVLGITQASLTTDSFISAASFQETTKVLTEASLMGKEDQLRGLKENVIVGRLIPAGTGYRRYMEAEIEVPDQPERPDKFLDEMEESSLLLD; the protein is encoded by the coding sequence GGATCTTGAGAAGGTTCTGTACTTCGATTCCTACGTGGTCATGGACCCCAAGGAGACCAACCTGACCCGCCTTCAGGTCATCTCCGAGGACCAGTACCTGCAGATCATCGACCATTATGGCGAAGACGCCGTCACTGTGGGCATGGGCGCGGAAGTCGTTCGCGGCTTCCTGGAAGAGATCGACATGCTCAAGCTGCGCACCGAACTGCGTGAGGAATCCCTCACCACCCGGTCGCAGACCAAGAAAAAGAAGATCATCAAGCGCTTGAAGATCGTCGAGGCGTTCCTGGAGAGCGGCAACAAGCCCGAGTGGATGGTCATGGAAGTCGTGCCCGTCATCCCGCCCGAGCTTCGCCCCCTGGTTCCCCTGGACGGCGGACGCTTCGCCACCTCGGACCTGAACGACCTGTACCGCCGCGTCATCAACCGCAACAACCGCCTCAAGCGGCTGTTGGAGCTGGGCGCGCCGGACATCATCATCCGCAACGAGAAGCGCATGCTTCAGGAAGCGGTTGACGCCCTGTTCGACAACGGTCGTCGCGGTCGCGCCATCACCGGCACCAACGGTCGCCCCCTGAAGTCCCTCTCGGACATGATCAAGGGCAAGCAGGGCCGTTTCCGCCAGAACCTTCTGGGCAAGCGCGTCGACTACTCGGGCCGTTCGGTCATCGTGGTCGGTCCCAAGCTGAAGCTCCACCAGTGCGGCCTTCCCAAGAAGATGGCCCTGGAACTCTTCAAGCCCTTCATCTACGCGAAGCTTGAGGAGAGGGGACTGGCCACCACCATCAAGACCGCCAAGAAGATGGTGGAGCGCGAAGAGCTGGTGGTGTGGGACATCCTCGAAGATGTGGTGCGCGAGTACCCCATCATGCTGAACCGCGCCCCCACGCTGCACCGCCTGGGCATCCAGTCCTTCGAGCCGCAGCTCGTTGAAGGCAAGGCCATCCAGCTTCACCCGCTGGTCTGCGCCGCCTACAACGCGGACTTCGACGGCGACCAGATGGCCGTGCACGTTCCCTTGTCGCTGGAGGCGCAGATCGAATGCCGCGTGCTCATGATGAGCACCAACAACATTCTGTCCCCGGCCAACGGCAACCCCATCATCGTCCCCTCGCAGGACATCGTGCTCGGGCTCTACTACCTGACCGTGGAGCGCTCCTTCCAGATGGGCGAGGGCAAGGTTTTCGCCAACCCCATGGAGTGCATCACCGCTCACCACGCCGGAATCGTGCACCTGCACGCCCGCGTGAAGGTGCGCATGAACGGCCAGCTGGTGCTCACCAGCCCCGGCCGCATCATGGTCGGCGAGCTTCTGCCTGAGAACGTGCCCTTCGAACTGGTGAACTGCGTGCTCAACAAGAAGTCCATCGGACGCCTTGTGAGCGAGGTCTACCGTATGGCCGGAACCAAGGCCACGGTCCTCCTGTGCGACCACCTGAAGGACCTTGGCTTCGAATACGCCACCCGCGCCGGCGTCTCCATCGCCGTGCAGGACCTGACCATTCCCCGCCGCAAGGCCGAGATCCTGACCAAGTCCACCAACGAAGTGGACGAGATCGAGCAGCAGTACGCCGAAGGCATCATCACCCGCACGGAGAAGTACAACAAGGTCGTCGACGTGTGGACCAAAGCCACCAACGACGTGGCCTCCGAGATGATGCGCGACATCTCCACCGATCTCATGGTGGACCCCGTGACCGGCAAGGAGGAGCGCAACACCTCCTTCAACGCCATCTTCATGATGACGCACTCCGGTTCCCGAGGCAACCCGGACCAGATGCGCCAGCTCGCGGGCATGCGCGGCCTGATGGCCAAGCCTTCCGGCGAAATCATCGAGACGCCCATCACCTCGAACTTCCGCGAGGGCCTCTCGGTGGCGCAGTACTTCATCTCGACGCACGGCGCTCGTAAGGGCCTGGCCGACACGGCGCTCAAGACCGCCAACTCCGGCTACCTTACCCGCCGTCTGGTCGACGTGGTGCAGGACGTCATCATCACCGAGATCGACTGCGGCACGGTTGACGGCCTGGAGATCAAGCACTTCGAGAAGTCGGGCGAGATCAAGCAGCGCCTGGCCGAGCGCGCCCTTGGCCGCGTGACCATGTTCGACGTGTTCGATCCCGACACCTATGAGGTGCTCATCCCGGCCAACACCATCGTGGATGAGTTCTGGGCCCAGAAGATCGAGGACCTCGGCCTGCCCAACCTGACCATCCGCTCCACGCTGACCTGTCAGTCCGGGCATGGCGTCTGCGCCATGTGTTACGGGCGCGACCTGGCGCGCGGGCATCTGGTCAACGTGGGCGAGACCGTGGGCATCATCGCCGCCCAGTCCATCGGCGAGCCCGGCACGCAGCTGACCATGCGCACGTTCCACATCGGCGGCACCGCAGCGCGCGAAATCGAAAAATCCTCGATTCCCGCGCAGCACGTCGGCACCGTGGTGCTGCATCGCATCAAGCTGGTCAGGAACCAGGAGGGCATCGCCATTGTCCTGGGCAAGTCCGGTCAGGTGTCCATCGTGGACGAGCAGGGACGCGAGCGTGAGAAGTACTCGCTGCCTTCCGGCGCGCGCCTGAACGTCACCGACGGCCAGACGGTCAAGAAGGATCACATTCTCGCCGAATGGGACCCCTTCAACGAGCCCTTCGTCACCGACGTCGAGGGCGTGGTCAAGTTCACCGACATCATCGAAGGCAAGACCTATCAGGAAAAGGTGGACGACACGACCAAGCGCGCCACCCAGACCATCATCGAATACCGCACCACGCCGTATCGCCCGACCATCACCGTGGTGGGACCCGACGGGCAGGCCAAGATCCGCCCCGGCACCAACAGCGCTGCGGTGTTCCAGATGCCCGTGGGCGCCATCATCATGATCCGCGACGGCGAGAACGTGCAGGCCGGCGACGTGATCGCACGCAAGCCCCGCGAATCCTCGAAGACCAAGGACATCGTGGGTGGTCTCCCCCGCGTGGCCGAGCTCTTCGAGGTGCGCAAGCCCAAGGACCTCGCGGTCGTCTCCGAAATCGACGGCATCGTGGCCTTCGGTTCGGAAACCAAGGGCAAGCGCAAGGTCATCGTCACTCCGGAGACGGGCGACGCCAAGGAATACCTGGTGCCGCGCGGCAAGCACATCACTGCGCAGGAAGGCGACTACGTGGAGGCGGGCGAGTCCCTCACCGAGGGCAACCCCGAGCTGCACGACATCCTGAAGATCAAGGGCGAGAAGACCCTTGCGCGCTACCTGGTGGAAGAAATCCAGGACGTGTACCGCTTCCAGGGCGTGGCCATCAACGATAAGCACATCGAGATCATCGTCCGCCAGATGCTTCGGAAGGTCTCCGTCATCGACTCCGGAGAGACCAACTTCCTCATCGGGGAGCAGGTGGACAAGGCCAAGTTCATGGAAGAGAACGCCCGCGCCACCAGGGAGGGCCTCAAGCCCGCCGTGGCCGAGCCGCTGGTCCTTGGCATCACTCAGGCCAGCTTGACCACGGACTCCTTCATCTCGGCGGCCTCCTTCCAGGAGACCACCAAGGTGCTCACCGAGGCCTCCCTCATGGGTAAGGAAGACCAGCTGCGCGGTCTCAAGGAGAACGTCATCGTGGGCCGCCTCATCCCGGCCGGTACCGGCTATCGCCGCTACATGGAAGCCGAGATCGAAGTGCCCGACCAGCCCGAACGTCCCGACAAGTTCCTGGACGAGATGGAAGAGAGCTCCCTGCTGCTCGACTAG
- the rpsL gene encoding 30S ribosomal protein S12 — MPTINQLINKERAKQTKRKKTPALQACPQRRGVCTRVYTTTPKKPNSALRKVARVRLTNGIEVTSYIPGEGHNLQEHSVVMIRGGRVKDLPGVRYHIIRGTLDTAGVSDRRQSRSKYGAKRPK; from the coding sequence ATGCCCACGATAAACCAGCTCATCAACAAAGAGCGGGCAAAGCAGACCAAGCGCAAGAAGACCCCGGCTCTGCAAGCCTGCCCGCAGCGCCGCGGCGTGTGCACCCGCGTGTACACCACCACCCCCAAAAAGCCCAACTCGGCCTTGCGCAAGGTCGCGCGCGTGCGCCTGACCAACGGCATCGAGGTCACCAGCTACATCCCCGGCGAAGGCCACAACCTTCAGGAGCACTCCGTGGTCATGATCCGCGGCGGCCGCGTCAAGGACCTTCCCGGCGTGCGCTACCACATCATCCGTGGCACTCTGGATACCGCTGGCGTCTCAGACCGCCGTCAGAGCCGCTCCAAGTACGGCGCCAAGCGCCCCAAATAA
- the rpsG gene encoding 30S ribosomal protein S7, which produces MPRKGPVTKRSILPDPVFGSVLVKKFINRLMLDGKKSTAEGVFYTACDVLAEKTQEEALKAFERAIANVKPHMEVKPRRVGGATYQVPMEVRPERQTTLAIRWLINNARKRGEKGMVAKLSGELMDAFNNRGGAVKKREDTHRMADANKAFAHYRW; this is translated from the coding sequence ATGCCCCGCAAAGGTCCAGTTACCAAGCGCTCGATTCTGCCCGATCCCGTCTTCGGCAGCGTCCTCGTCAAGAAGTTCATCAACAGGCTCATGCTCGACGGCAAGAAGTCCACTGCCGAAGGCGTGTTCTACACTGCCTGTGACGTGCTGGCCGAAAAGACGCAGGAAGAGGCCCTCAAGGCTTTCGAGCGCGCCATTGCCAACGTGAAGCCCCATATGGAAGTCAAGCCCCGTCGTGTCGGCGGCGCCACTTACCAGGTGCCCATGGAAGTTCGTCCCGAGCGTCAGACCACCCTGGCCATTCGCTGGCTGATCAACAACGCCCGCAAGCGCGGCGAGAAGGGTATGGTCGCGAAGCTCTCCGGTGAGTTGATGGATGCCTTCAACAACCGTGGCGGCGCTGTAAAGAAACGCGAAGACACCCATCGCATGGCCGACGCCAACAAGGCCTTCGCCCATTACCGTTGGTAG